AGCGTCGCCGCAAGCAGGAATGCCAGTGCCGTCGATGCCTTCTTCATGGTCCGCTCCTCCCGTCTGCGTCCGTGGCGCGGCCGGCGGCCCCGCCACCCGATGGCCCGGGCGCCTGAAAGCGTGGGGCGCATCAGGCGCCATGTCGCTGCGTTCGGAACCGAAGAGGACGAGAATCGGTACGGTAAAGGTACGCCCCGCCGGAACGACCGTCAACGTCCTGGCGGACGGCGCGTCAGCGGTGCGTCAGGGCGCTCTTCAGGAACCACAGGCCGAAGCCGATGAGGAGCAGCCCGGCGCAGAAGTAGATCGCGCGGGGCAGCCGCCCGGCCCCGCCCGCGCCGCGCGCCAGCGCCGCGGTCACCAGCCAGTACCAGCCCAGGTCGCAGGCCCAGTGCACGAGACCGAAGAGGACCAGGCCGACGAGCCCCCAGGCCGAGGCCTTCACGACCAGCGCGGCGCCGATGGTCGCCCACCAGATGAAGAAATAGGGGTTCACCAGCGTCGCGACGGCGCCCGCCGGCAGCGCGCTGTACGGGAGGTCGGCGGCGCCCGCCGTGA
The nucleotide sequence above comes from bacterium. Encoded proteins:
- a CDS encoding LysE family transporter produces the protein MIDSGLFVFLASIVVISLSGVIVPGPLLAVTIAKGPEGPHAGLKIGLGHGVVEMPLIALIALGFGTVFASRPFTVAVGLVGGAMLVYLGAGIVRARGALTAGAADLPYSALPAGAVATLVNPYFFIWWATIGAALVVKASAWGLVGLVLFGLVHWACDLGWYWLVTAALARGAGGAGRLPRAIYFCAGLLLIGFGLWFLKSALTHR